The Methanothrix soehngenii GP6 genome has a window encoding:
- a CDS encoding 5-(carboxyamino)imidazole ribonucleotide mutase, giving the protein MVDIAVISGSKSDQLIVDRILGRLKDEGVSFEHRVLSAHRNPKELEGYVSGTDAHVFIAVAGLSAALPGVIASQTHRPVIGVPVSAKLGGLDSLLSIVQMPPGVPVACVGIDNGENAALLAIRILESGR; this is encoded by the coding sequence ATGGTTGATATTGCTGTTATTTCGGGGTCCAAATCAGATCAGCTGATTGTGGACAGGATTTTGGGCAGGCTGAAGGATGAGGGCGTCTCCTTTGAGCATCGAGTGCTTTCCGCACACAGAAATCCCAAAGAGCTGGAGGGGTATGTATCTGGAACCGACGCCCACGTCTTCATCGCCGTTGCCGGCCTCTCTGCTGCCCTGCCGGGAGTCATCGCCTCCCAGACTCATCGCCCAGTGATAGGGGTTCCAGTTAGCGCGAAGCTGGGTGGCCTGGATTCATTGCTCTCCATTGTTCAGATGCCTCCAGGCGTTCCAGTGGCATGTGTTGGCATCGACAATGGTGAGAATGCGGCGTTGCTGGCTATTAGAATTCTGGAATCTGGAAGATAG
- a CDS encoding chorismate mutase, producing the protein MTDLNKYRSDIEEVDQTIIELIDKRIGITKRIFEVKRREGKPIRDPEQEGRVLRRAMDLATEKNLDAGAVKNIYEILIRMSTQKQQELQGENQS; encoded by the coding sequence TTGACGGATCTAAATAAATACAGGAGTGATATCGAGGAGGTCGACCAAACCATCATAGAGCTCATCGATAAACGAATAGGAATCACCAAAAGGATCTTCGAGGTCAAGAGGAGAGAGGGAAAGCCGATCCGCGATCCTGAGCAGGAAGGCCGAGTCTTGAGACGGGCGATGGACCTGGCCACGGAGAAGAATCTGGATGCTGGTGCCGTAAAAAATATCTACGAGATTCTGATCCGTATGAGCACCCAAAAGCAGCAAGAGCTTCAGGGCGAGAATCAGAGCTGA
- a CDS encoding shikimate kinase, with amino-acid sequence MKMKGYGWSNGAASIINAVATWKGSAFAIELVTRAVVELDHSSGIKGEVPGVDTRLIERCVERVLDHLGLEYGGRVRTSSEIPIASGLKSSSAAANAVILATLDALDVDMDLVSAAKIGVEAAREVGVTITGALDDALASMLGGVVVTDNREMSLLRRDELNCSVMLLVPDQRIFSRDTDISRSRIIAPMADLAFDLAMQADYGRAMTLNGLAYCAALGLSSEPLILALEKGARGTSLSGTGPSYAALIDESKMDGLEESWRALGGRVIRTKANNRCASRGQGF; translated from the coding sequence ATGAAAATGAAAGGATACGGATGGTCGAACGGTGCTGCCTCCATTATAAATGCCGTGGCAACCTGGAAGGGCTCGGCCTTTGCCATCGAGCTTGTAACCCGGGCCGTGGTTGAGCTGGACCACTCTTCTGGAATCAAGGGAGAGGTCCCAGGGGTGGATACCCGCTTGATTGAGCGCTGTGTGGAGAGGGTCTTGGACCATCTGGGCCTTGAATACGGGGGTCGGGTGAGAACATCCAGCGAGATTCCCATAGCTAGCGGCCTTAAGAGCAGCAGCGCAGCCGCCAATGCCGTCATCCTGGCAACACTTGATGCACTTGACGTGGATATGGATCTGGTGAGTGCTGCCAAGATCGGGGTTGAGGCGGCAAGGGAGGTTGGAGTCACCATAACCGGCGCCCTGGATGACGCTCTCGCCTCGATGCTCGGCGGGGTGGTGGTCACAGACAATCGCGAAATGTCCCTCCTTCGCAGGGATGAGCTCAACTGCAGTGTTATGCTTCTGGTTCCCGATCAGAGGATCTTCTCCCGGGATACTGATATCTCTCGATCCAGGATCATTGCTCCGATGGCGGATCTGGCCTTCGATCTGGCCATGCAAGCCGACTATGGCCGGGCTATGACCCTGAATGGGCTGGCCTATTGCGCCGCTTTGGGCCTTTCGTCTGAACCCCTGATCCTGGCGCTGGAGAAGGGGGCACGGGGCACAAGCCTCTCGGGGACCGGGCCCTCTTATGCTGCTCTGATCGATGAGAGCAAGATGGATGGGCTTGAAGAGTCCTGGAGGGCATTGGGCGGAAGAGTGATAAGAACGAAAGCAAATAACAGGTGCGCATCCAGGGGGCAAGGATTTTGA
- a CDS encoding FAD-dependent oxidoreductase codes for MNCDVLVVGASSAGMMAAISAAEGGASVMLLDRNLGRLHHDANTLFEGMAAVSGIEIKDCLLKKELEGMRILSPSGRGVTIPAKGYFIDRDAFDRHYLHLAEKAGVALLSGEVRSLHLEGNGRTVGLKGVQIHARVVIDASGVQSGLSEKAGLKPMRHPEDIAWAMEADIEYPYLGEEMFFQYWVGSMAPGWKATFSPAGGDRATIGVFVRGHGQNVQPFFDRFSRLFKAQKASQYKNIDRMKVLSVRRGGDPICVMPGEMVADSLMVAGGAAGQSGLAYSMRAGTICGIVAGEAVLKDDVSHRSLFEYVRRWKREFYWQYRMGRSSLQTLGQMKDEEIERLICGLSGKGLVSKGPFFKKALYAGALVTMIRPQTPYDLLVNLIR; via the coding sequence GTGAACTGCGATGTACTGGTAGTGGGCGCCTCATCTGCTGGTATGATGGCGGCCATATCCGCTGCGGAGGGTGGGGCCAGCGTTATGCTGCTGGACAGAAACCTCGGCCGCCTGCACCATGATGCCAACACCCTCTTCGAGGGAATGGCGGCAGTCTCTGGAATCGAGATCAAGGACTGTCTGCTGAAAAAGGAGCTAGAGGGCATGCGCATTCTCAGCCCCTCGGGCAGGGGGGTCACCATTCCTGCCAAAGGCTACTTCATAGACCGGGATGCCTTTGACCGCCACTATCTCCATCTGGCAGAGAAGGCAGGAGTCGCCCTTCTCTCCGGTGAGGTCCGGAGCCTCCACCTGGAAGGCAATGGAAGGACGGTCGGCCTGAAGGGAGTCCAGATTCATGCGCGAGTGGTGATAGATGCCTCTGGGGTCCAGTCCGGCCTCTCGGAGAAGGCAGGCCTCAAGCCCATGCGCCACCCAGAGGATATAGCCTGGGCAATGGAAGCAGATATAGAATACCCCTATCTGGGCGAGGAGATGTTCTTCCAGTACTGGGTGGGAAGCATGGCACCGGGCTGGAAGGCCACATTCTCGCCCGCCGGAGGTGATCGGGCTACAATAGGGGTGTTCGTGCGCGGCCACGGCCAAAATGTGCAGCCATTCTTCGATAGATTCAGCAGGCTCTTCAAGGCCCAAAAGGCTTCCCAGTACAAAAATATCGACCGGATGAAGGTACTATCTGTCAGGAGGGGAGGCGATCCCATATGCGTCATGCCAGGAGAGATGGTGGCCGACTCCCTGATGGTCGCTGGCGGCGCAGCCGGCCAGAGCGGCCTGGCCTACAGCATGCGAGCCGGCACCATCTGCGGCATAGTGGCGGGGGAAGCCGTCTTGAAGGATGATGTATCTCATCGCTCGCTCTTTGAATATGTGCGGCGGTGGAAGCGGGAGTTCTACTGGCAGTACCGCATGGGCCGGTCATCTCTTCAGACCCTCGGCCAGATGAAGGATGAAGAGATAGAAAGGCTGATTTGCGGCCTCTCTGGAAAGGGGCTCGTCTCCAAAGGACCCTTCTTCAAAAAAGCGCTCTATGCCGGGGCGCTCGTCACAATGATACGCCCTCAGACCCCCTATGACCTGCTTGTGAACCTCATACGATAG